One Antiquaquibacter oligotrophicus genomic region harbors:
- a CDS encoding acetate kinase has translation MTLAFVVNSGSSSIKWELLDAASGSREAGGIVERIGEGGVDHAAAMRSILDELGDVHPDVIGHRVVHGGALFAAATLVDDAVLESIEELSALAPLHNPANVAGIRAAREAFPGVPNVAVFDTAFHANMPPAAYTYAIDSTVAADHGVRRYGFHGTSYQYVSARAADVLGRPLDDLRLIVLHLGNGASVCAIKGGVSIDTSMGLTPLEGLVMGSRSGDVDAGILFHLGRAGFTLPELDTLLNRRSGMLGLAGHTDMRDVLAGVTAGDASSQLAFVVYVHRLRHYIGAYLAELGGADAIVFTAGVGENAAPVRAAALAGFEWAGIHLSEERNATRGTTVISTDVSPVAALVIPTNEELEIARQAAALL, from the coding sequence ATGACTCTCGCGTTTGTCGTGAACTCGGGCTCCTCGTCGATCAAGTGGGAACTCCTCGACGCCGCGTCGGGCTCACGCGAGGCCGGCGGCATCGTCGAACGAATCGGTGAGGGCGGTGTCGACCACGCCGCCGCGATGCGCTCCATCCTCGACGAGCTCGGCGACGTGCACCCCGACGTCATCGGTCACCGCGTTGTGCACGGTGGCGCCCTCTTCGCCGCGGCGACCCTCGTGGATGACGCGGTGCTCGAGTCCATCGAGGAGCTCTCCGCCCTCGCGCCGCTGCACAACCCCGCCAACGTCGCCGGCATCCGCGCGGCCCGCGAGGCGTTCCCCGGTGTGCCGAACGTCGCCGTGTTCGACACCGCGTTCCACGCGAACATGCCCCCGGCCGCCTACACCTACGCCATCGACTCCACCGTCGCGGCCGACCACGGGGTGCGCCGGTACGGATTCCACGGAACGTCCTACCAGTACGTGTCCGCGCGCGCGGCCGACGTACTCGGGCGCCCCCTCGACGACCTTCGGCTCATCGTGCTGCACCTCGGCAACGGTGCCTCGGTGTGTGCCATCAAGGGCGGGGTGTCCATCGACACGTCCATGGGTCTCACCCCCCTGGAGGGGCTCGTGATGGGCTCACGGTCGGGGGACGTGGATGCGGGCATCCTGTTCCACCTCGGGCGGGCGGGATTCACGCTGCCGGAGCTCGACACGCTACTCAACCGCCGCAGCGGCATGCTCGGGCTCGCCGGGCACACCGACATGCGCGACGTGCTCGCCGGGGTCACCGCGGGCGACGCGTCGTCGCAGCTCGCGTTCGTCGTGTACGTGCACCGGCTGCGCCACTACATCGGCGCCTACCTCGCCGAGCTCGGGGGAGCGGACGCGATCGTCTTCACCGCGGGTGTCGGCGAGAACGCGGCGCCGGTGCGCGCGGCGGCGCTCGCCGGGTTCGAGTGGGCGGGCATCCACCTCTCCGAAGAGCGCAACGCGACACGGGGCACGACGGTGATCTCCACGGATGTTTCGCCCGTAGCCGCCCTCGTAATCCCCACCAACGAGGAGCTCGAGATCGCCCGCCAGGCTGCCGCGCTCCTGTAG
- the pta gene encoding phosphate acetyltransferase: MARSIYITSAEGHSGKSSVALGVLDTLLRSGERVGVFRPIARSTVEPDFVLELLLSRDGVDLNYDDCIGTTYEAVHDDPEAALSTIVERFKAVESRVDSVVVIGSDFTDVASPTELAYNARIAANLGTPVLLVLTGREPDGVQARTADELRQVTELALPELTNAYASLLAIVVNRADPELLEGIVDTVAHATQVPVWAVPEDALLVAPTMRQLMTAVEGALLQGDEVLLSRDALGVVIAAMSMENVLPRLVEGGVVIIPGDRSEMLVAALTAHASGTFPSLAGIILNGGFELSPVIMRLMEGLDQSLPIITTEFGTWQTAQRISQVRGQLTALSQRKIDTALALFETHVDGEHLIAALGAGQSTAVTPLMFEYTLLERARAAGKRIVLPEGGDDRILLAAGTLLARKVVELTILGDEQDVRARASALGVDLSAATVTSPFDPELRERFAQEYTRLRAHKGVTIEDARDIVTDVSYFGTMMVQLGLADGMVSGAMHTTAHTIRPAFEFIKTVEGVSVVSSVFFMALEDRVLVYGDCAVVPDPTSEQLADIAISAAATAQQFGIDPRIAMLSYSTGESGTGADVDKVRAATDLVRSRRPDLLVEGPIQYDAAADAAVARTKLPESQVAGRATVFIFPDLNTGNNTYKAVQRSSGAVAIGPVLQGLRKPVNDLSRGALVRDIVNTVAITAIQGAAS, encoded by the coding sequence GTGGCTCGTTCCATCTACATCACCTCGGCCGAGGGTCACTCGGGCAAATCATCCGTCGCCCTGGGTGTGCTCGACACCCTGCTGCGCAGCGGCGAACGGGTCGGTGTGTTCCGCCCCATCGCGCGCTCCACCGTCGAACCCGACTTCGTGCTCGAACTCCTGCTTTCCCGTGACGGCGTCGACCTCAACTACGACGACTGCATCGGCACCACCTACGAGGCGGTTCACGACGACCCCGAGGCGGCCCTCTCCACGATTGTCGAACGCTTCAAGGCTGTCGAGTCCCGGGTCGACTCCGTTGTGGTGATCGGCTCGGACTTCACGGATGTCGCGTCCCCCACCGAACTCGCGTACAACGCGCGTATCGCCGCCAACCTCGGCACCCCCGTGCTGCTGGTCCTCACGGGCCGCGAGCCGGACGGCGTGCAGGCCCGCACCGCCGACGAACTCCGCCAGGTCACCGAGCTCGCGCTGCCCGAACTCACCAACGCCTACGCGAGCCTCCTCGCGATCGTCGTCAACCGTGCAGACCCCGAGCTCCTCGAGGGCATCGTCGACACGGTCGCGCACGCCACCCAGGTGCCCGTGTGGGCGGTGCCGGAGGATGCCCTCCTCGTGGCACCGACGATGCGCCAGCTCATGACGGCCGTCGAGGGGGCGCTGCTTCAGGGTGACGAAGTTCTCCTCAGCCGGGACGCACTGGGTGTCGTCATCGCGGCCATGTCCATGGAGAATGTGCTCCCGCGCCTCGTCGAGGGTGGGGTGGTGATCATTCCCGGTGATCGTTCGGAGATGCTCGTCGCGGCGCTCACCGCCCACGCATCCGGAACGTTCCCGTCTCTCGCGGGCATCATCCTCAACGGCGGTTTCGAGCTTTCGCCCGTGATCATGCGGCTCATGGAGGGTCTCGACCAGTCACTGCCGATCATCACCACCGAGTTCGGTACGTGGCAGACGGCGCAGCGCATCTCCCAGGTGCGGGGGCAGCTGACGGCCCTGTCGCAGCGCAAGATCGACACGGCGCTCGCCCTCTTCGAGACCCACGTCGACGGGGAGCACCTCATCGCGGCCCTCGGTGCGGGTCAGTCGACTGCCGTCACGCCGCTCATGTTCGAGTACACACTCCTCGAACGGGCGCGGGCGGCCGGCAAACGTATCGTGCTGCCGGAGGGTGGCGACGACCGCATCCTCTTGGCGGCGGGCACGTTGCTGGCGCGCAAGGTCGTCGAGTTGACGATTCTGGGGGATGAGCAGGACGTGCGGGCACGGGCATCCGCCCTCGGTGTCGACCTGTCGGCGGCGACGGTGACGAGTCCGTTCGATCCGGAGCTGCGCGAGCGTTTCGCCCAGGAGTACACGCGGCTTCGGGCTCACAAGGGTGTGACGATCGAGGATGCGCGCGACATTGTGACGGATGTCTCCTACTTCGGCACCATGATGGTGCAGTTAGGCCTCGCCGACGGTATGGTCTCCGGCGCCATGCACACGACGGCGCACACGATCCGCCCCGCGTTCGAGTTCATCAAAACCGTCGAAGGGGTGTCGGTGGTCTCGAGTGTGTTCTTTATGGCGCTCGAGGATCGGGTGCTCGTCTACGGCGACTGCGCCGTTGTGCCCGACCCCACGTCGGAGCAACTCGCCGACATCGCCATCTCGGCGGCCGCCACCGCTCAGCAGTTCGGCATTGACCCGCGTATCGCCATGCTGTCGTACTCGACGGGGGAGTCCGGAACGGGCGCCGACGTCGACAAGGTGCGCGCCGCGACCGACCTTGTGCGCTCGCGGCGGCCCGACCTGCTCGTGGAGGGGCCGATTCAATACGACGCGGCGGCGGATGCTGCGGTCGCCCGCACCAAGCTGCCAGAGTCACAGGTTGCCGGCCGCGCGACCGTCTTCATATTTCCGGACCTCAACACGGGCAACAACACCTACAAGGCGGTGCAACGCTCCTCCGGTGCGGTCGCGATCGGGCCCGTGTTGCAAGGCCTCCGTAAACCCGTCAACGATCTCTCGCGCGGGGCGCTCGTGCGCGACATCGTCAACACGGTCGCGATCACGGCGATCCAAGGTGCTGCGTCATGA
- a CDS encoding saccharopine dehydrogenase family protein, which yields MRILLVGAGGVGDAIAKIAARRDFFETIVVSDYDLARAERTVAWVEARGEACGRFVAARIDASDPENVAAVAREHGATHVMNAVEPKFVPTIFAGALAAGADYLDMAMSLSEPHPTNPHEETGVKLGDDQFAQAPDWEQAGRLALVGMGVEPGLSDVFARYAADHLFSEIDELGTRDGANLVVRDEAGNEIFAPSFSIWTTIEECLNPPVIWEKDKGWYTTAPFSEPEVFDFPEGIGPVECVNVEHEEVLLMPRWVDAKRVTFKYGLGEEFIGILKTLHQLGLDKTEPLRVRSADGPVMVAPRDVVAAGLPDPATLGPRMTGKTCAGLWVTGTGVDGKPREVYLYHVADNEWTMAEYESQCVVWQTALNPVIALELLANGTWSGTGVLGPEAFDAEPFLTLMALPVAEGGYGQAWGLEDRAV from the coding sequence ATGAGGATACTGCTAGTGGGCGCCGGCGGTGTGGGCGACGCCATCGCGAAGATTGCCGCACGCCGAGACTTCTTCGAGACGATCGTCGTGAGTGACTACGACCTGGCGCGGGCCGAGCGCACCGTCGCGTGGGTGGAGGCTCGGGGGGAGGCGTGCGGGCGTTTTGTCGCTGCACGCATCGATGCCTCCGACCCGGAGAACGTCGCAGCGGTTGCCCGCGAGCACGGTGCAACCCACGTTATGAACGCGGTCGAGCCGAAGTTCGTCCCCACGATTTTCGCGGGCGCGTTGGCGGCGGGCGCCGACTACCTCGACATGGCGATGAGCTTGAGCGAGCCGCATCCGACAAACCCCCACGAGGAGACGGGAGTCAAGCTCGGCGACGACCAGTTCGCCCAGGCGCCCGATTGGGAGCAGGCGGGCCGCCTCGCCCTCGTCGGCATGGGTGTTGAGCCCGGTCTCTCGGATGTTTTTGCACGGTACGCCGCCGACCACCTGTTCAGCGAGATCGACGAGCTGGGCACACGCGACGGTGCAAACCTCGTGGTGCGCGATGAGGCAGGCAACGAGATCTTTGCACCCAGCTTCAGCATCTGGACGACCATCGAGGAATGCCTGAACCCCCCGGTGATCTGGGAGAAAGACAAGGGCTGGTACACCACCGCGCCGTTCTCCGAGCCGGAAGTCTTCGACTTTCCCGAGGGCATCGGACCGGTCGAGTGCGTCAACGTCGAGCACGAAGAGGTGCTGCTCATGCCGCGCTGGGTGGACGCAAAACGCGTGACGTTCAAGTACGGGCTGGGGGAGGAGTTCATCGGCATCCTCAAGACCCTTCACCAGTTGGGCCTCGACAAAACCGAGCCGCTTCGCGTGCGCTCGGCCGATGGCCCCGTCATGGTTGCGCCCCGCGACGTTGTTGCGGCGGGCCTGCCAGACCCGGCGACCCTCGGGCCCCGGATGACCGGCAAAACCTGCGCAGGGCTGTGGGTCACCGGCACCGGCGTCGACGGTAAACCCCGCGAGGTGTACCTCTACCATGTGGCCGACAACGAGTGGACGATGGCCGAATACGAGAGCCAGTGCGTCGTGTGGCAGACGGCCCTCAACCCGGTTATCGCGCTCGAGCTGCTGGCAAACGGCACGTGGTCGGGTACGGGTGTGCTCGGGCCTGAGGCGTTCGACGCCGAGCCGTTCCTCACGTTGATGGCGCTGCCGGTCGCCGAGGGTGGGTATGGGCAGGCGTGGGGGCTGGAGGACCGCGCGGTCTGA
- a CDS encoding ROK family transcriptional regulator yields the protein MSSSELASPVQIRGPKAYRGNNLDNVRRNNLSLVLGLVHTSGAVSRAQLTRELGLNRSTIAALVSELVARGLVVESTPESSSQVGRPSLVITPSPTITAITINPELDAITIGLVGLGGTVVRRVRYDNVRIPSPQEAVNVVKAVVDGMTMADSEDQKVIGLGVAMPGLVRASDGMVRLAPHLGWRDEPFAEELSAATGYRVTAANDAMCGAIAEHTFGAGRGVDDMIYLNGGASGIGGGVIVDGVLLTGANGYAGELGHTLVNTQGRDCHCGASGCLETEVFRQPLLKALGLHDSEAERLDEALISAFAEGPTPELAELVERQAKYLVIALRNAVNVFNTRRVVLGGFLGSLYSVVPELFAPISERSPMIGGGAGVEVERAQLGQSILMVGAAELAFADLLADPTIIGSPERVPAERGAVAT from the coding sequence GTGTCATCCAGTGAACTGGCATCTCCGGTGCAGATTCGCGGGCCCAAGGCCTACCGCGGCAACAATTTGGACAACGTACGTCGAAACAACCTGTCACTCGTGCTCGGCCTGGTACACACATCCGGCGCCGTCTCTCGAGCTCAGCTGACTCGCGAACTCGGGCTCAACCGTTCCACCATCGCTGCCCTCGTCTCGGAACTGGTCGCGCGGGGTCTCGTCGTCGAGTCGACGCCGGAGTCGAGCAGCCAAGTGGGGCGACCGAGCCTCGTCATCACCCCCAGCCCCACCATCACGGCCATCACCATCAATCCTGAACTCGACGCCATCACCATCGGCCTCGTCGGGCTCGGGGGCACCGTCGTTCGCCGGGTTCGCTACGACAACGTGCGGATCCCGTCACCGCAGGAAGCGGTCAACGTCGTTAAAGCCGTCGTCGACGGAATGACCATGGCCGACTCGGAGGACCAGAAGGTCATCGGGCTCGGGGTCGCCATGCCGGGTCTGGTCCGGGCATCCGACGGCATGGTGCGACTCGCCCCCCATCTCGGCTGGCGTGACGAGCCCTTCGCCGAGGAACTCTCCGCGGCGACCGGCTACCGGGTCACCGCCGCCAACGACGCCATGTGCGGCGCGATCGCCGAGCACACGTTCGGCGCCGGCCGTGGAGTCGACGACATGATCTACCTCAACGGGGGAGCGAGCGGTATCGGCGGCGGTGTGATCGTCGACGGTGTGCTCCTGACCGGCGCGAACGGCTACGCGGGCGAACTCGGTCACACGCTCGTCAACACGCAGGGGCGCGATTGCCACTGTGGGGCATCCGGATGCCTCGAAACCGAGGTGTTCCGCCAGCCGCTACTGAAGGCGCTCGGCCTGCACGACAGCGAGGCCGAGCGACTGGACGAAGCACTCATCTCTGCCTTCGCGGAAGGCCCGACGCCGGAACTGGCCGAACTTGTCGAGCGTCAGGCGAAGTATCTCGTGATCGCCCTGCGAAACGCGGTGAACGTGTTCAACACCCGCCGGGTTGTGCTGGGTGGCTTCCTCGGTTCGTTGTACTCGGTGGTTCCGGAGCTCTTTGCGCCGATCTCCGAGCGCAGCCCCATGATCGGCGGCGGTGCTGGGGTCGAGGTCGAGCGGGCCCAGCTCGGGCAGAGCATTCTCATGGTGGGAGCGGCCGAACTCGCGTTCGCCGACCTGCTCGCCGACCCCACGATCATCGGCTCGCCGGAGCGTGTGCCCGCCGAACGTGGTGCCGTCGCGACCTGA
- a CDS encoding DUF5979 domain-containing protein: protein MRSATARTTLSSVLAVALLGGVLLPLGATPASAAALVGIDISVIQDGTAHGTVNECLVTDPDSSLADESPTDGIVCTDDTVTFGWNYSVSAEGADDVVISQTLPAGWSWDPLSLTVCEGGADYTGVVELSVDGLTLTCTLTFPNTGSARSGQMPVFAIPEPGVGDGSTYTAELVVTDDSGPVDVDPASTVTVRSQPRWNLVKGAWGSYSFAEVDFGFGPEPATHLSFWVQIVAESANNFKGQDALQPLTFRDIVTGIDPEATLVQCPVSHVSGPSMTCTQPSGPGGDILIELPGGMAVPPQSVLPGTSGLAWHGAMTVAIPNRSLPGYPVTELKINQFVEFDPDGVSSGSNLGVEFENGSETGAECVSGNGNDNCAYINVTGPVPGLGDIYTGKSLRQKFGVYAPANCGGHWWWCMPLNGTTGTNDVNNGAQGNQDGVQFRGDDFWAGFNVQWDPNREELPANMMMCDVWDPALQQFDPNGMTGTSQEGWWNQPTTQERIQFSNQVFADDTARENADCGVWGDLADGPWYETWEEVPGGPDTITAIRWTTPAVREYNGQPWTLPMKVDDSVATGTVIPDFSHLYYDQQVDPEDNPDGWRWVNRDSFSVAELTLALDKDTVPAGQTNSVAGARVPYSLDVTAFTSESDISTELTGLRVVDTLHPCLQEPQLDPSVTGWTMSVTAAPNLGPDGLACTSDDVSGAELTFTPTSTLVSGDVIEQIVYSVVVATLVTNGQQLLNTAVVKVDDGVTDQTEAGRTDQWTLTVAAPGAVRVSKVADFPLVEIEPDDLSWTISYSNTLGSALGETTFIDVLPHNGDGRGTDFDGAFGFDGAQVIAGTDTTIEYTTDAVATVDVDPATNTSTWVEASAYVGDLADVTAIRIRVADLSPGEVGAVRIFADPSGNAEGDLYRNQVGAGRAENLAQAIPPTLVSQIRVVASSIGDRVWHDLNSDGVQDVGEPGLEGVTVVLLDENGAELDTTTTGPDGIYTFPGYHSDTYRVQVDTTTLPFGYAATYDLDGGTASPDSDSQNFTLDIDVDRTDVDFGYVRQTAQLSANKVVEDDGAGWFGDDQTFELEVTCETDGVADEGFPQTVEITGSGSEFITVPVGSTCSVEETEDGGATEVNIDPETVFIDEADEVFTLSVENVFSDGSLVIRKSLSGAGVVPFAGDEFVFDVTCTFEGDTVYDEEVTLTRDGESTTISSETITGIPVGSECTITETAASGSDSLASPVLVTIVDDEQILYADATNYYSAGAVSLAKVLAGEGSESEAATSAVFDVLVTCQLDVEGDLVTLYSETMEISGGETVIIEVDGEALLLPLGARCFGEETDAGAATESTVQPDTWETGVEVTAGTPAETQQLEIVATNTFDIAELSVSKEVVGPGPAGPYEFTVTCTYEGEPYPLDETDAFFELSHGEERVIEVAPGVDCTATEADGAHVLVTYSDSDAESAPGTVEGIDGEASILVTNEFAHLEVTKTVIGGEPGPYSFTVTCTLDGQPYELDEGDSAFELSDGETRVIPVAPGVDCDVVEEDPGAAAVTYRLDGADVPDGTVDDVIGVQTLEITNEFAYLDVTKRVEGPGAAGPYHFEVTCWLGDGVYPLAPEDAAFDLSHGQTRTIGVAAGADCEVREVDAPAGATVRYIDSDDTSADGTVLDIHGTQSVTVTNTFAATGLLGSTGLDSRWPLGLAVMLLLAGLAAVVIRRASA from the coding sequence GTGCGCTCTGCAACCGCTCGAACCACCCTTTCCTCCGTTCTCGCCGTCGCTCTGCTGGGCGGCGTGCTCTTACCGCTGGGCGCGACTCCAGCGTCAGCGGCCGCGCTCGTCGGCATTGATATCTCTGTCATCCAGGACGGAACCGCGCACGGCACGGTCAACGAGTGTCTCGTGACCGACCCCGACAGCTCGCTCGCCGACGAGTCACCGACCGATGGGATCGTGTGTACCGACGACACGGTCACCTTCGGATGGAACTACAGCGTGAGCGCCGAGGGTGCCGACGATGTCGTCATCAGCCAGACACTTCCCGCCGGCTGGTCGTGGGATCCGCTCTCGCTCACGGTCTGTGAGGGCGGAGCCGACTACACCGGCGTTGTAGAGCTCTCGGTCGACGGTCTCACCCTTACCTGCACTCTTACCTTCCCCAACACGGGGTCGGCCCGTTCCGGTCAGATGCCCGTGTTCGCGATTCCCGAGCCGGGTGTGGGCGACGGCAGCACCTACACGGCGGAGCTCGTGGTGACGGATGACTCGGGCCCTGTGGACGTCGATCCCGCGAGCACTGTCACGGTGCGGAGTCAGCCGCGCTGGAACCTCGTCAAGGGAGCGTGGGGGAGCTACAGCTTCGCCGAGGTGGACTTCGGGTTCGGGCCGGAGCCCGCGACCCATCTCTCGTTCTGGGTGCAGATCGTCGCCGAGAGCGCCAACAACTTCAAGGGTCAGGACGCCCTGCAGCCGCTGACGTTCCGCGACATCGTGACGGGTATCGATCCGGAAGCGACACTCGTGCAGTGCCCCGTGTCGCACGTGAGCGGGCCGTCGATGACCTGCACGCAGCCGAGCGGCCCCGGCGGGGACATCCTCATCGAACTGCCGGGTGGCATGGCCGTGCCCCCGCAGAGTGTGTTGCCGGGGACGTCCGGGCTGGCGTGGCACGGAGCGATGACCGTCGCTATCCCTAACCGCAGCCTGCCCGGCTACCCGGTCACCGAACTGAAGATCAACCAGTTCGTCGAGTTCGACCCCGATGGGGTGAGCAGCGGATCGAACCTCGGCGTCGAGTTCGAGAACGGTTCTGAAACAGGCGCCGAATGTGTGAGCGGTAACGGCAATGACAACTGCGCATACATCAACGTGACGGGCCCGGTGCCCGGACTCGGGGACATCTACACGGGCAAGAGCCTCCGGCAGAAGTTCGGCGTCTACGCCCCAGCAAACTGCGGCGGCCACTGGTGGTGGTGCATGCCGCTCAACGGTACAACCGGCACGAACGACGTGAACAACGGAGCCCAAGGCAACCAGGACGGAGTGCAGTTCCGCGGCGACGACTTCTGGGCGGGCTTCAACGTGCAGTGGGACCCCAATCGCGAAGAACTACCGGCGAACATGATGATGTGCGACGTGTGGGATCCGGCGCTGCAGCAATTCGATCCGAACGGCATGACCGGCACCTCGCAGGAGGGGTGGTGGAACCAGCCGACGACGCAGGAGCGCATTCAGTTCTCGAACCAGGTTTTCGCGGATGACACGGCGCGCGAGAACGCGGACTGCGGCGTGTGGGGTGACCTCGCCGACGGACCCTGGTACGAGACCTGGGAGGAGGTGCCGGGCGGACCGGACACCATCACTGCCATCCGGTGGACGACACCGGCCGTCCGCGAATATAACGGCCAGCCGTGGACGCTACCGATGAAGGTCGACGACTCCGTTGCCACCGGCACGGTCATCCCCGACTTCTCGCACCTCTACTACGACCAGCAGGTTGACCCCGAGGACAACCCCGACGGTTGGCGCTGGGTCAACCGCGACAGCTTTAGCGTTGCCGAACTCACACTCGCGCTCGATAAGGACACGGTGCCCGCCGGACAAACCAACTCCGTCGCGGGAGCCCGTGTACCGTACTCGCTCGATGTGACCGCGTTCACTTCCGAGTCCGACATCAGCACCGAGCTCACGGGGCTGCGCGTCGTCGACACCCTCCACCCTTGCCTCCAGGAGCCGCAACTTGATCCGTCAGTGACGGGTTGGACGATGTCGGTCACAGCGGCGCCGAACCTCGGGCCCGATGGCCTCGCCTGCACGAGTGACGACGTGAGCGGCGCCGAGCTGACCTTCACCCCGACCTCGACGCTCGTGTCGGGCGACGTGATCGAGCAGATCGTCTACTCCGTGGTGGTGGCCACCCTCGTGACGAACGGGCAACAACTCCTCAACACTGCAGTCGTCAAGGTTGATGACGGGGTCACCGACCAGACCGAGGCTGGCCGCACGGATCAGTGGACGCTCACCGTCGCCGCCCCCGGTGCTGTGCGTGTCTCGAAAGTCGCCGACTTCCCTCTCGTCGAGATCGAGCCGGACGACCTGTCCTGGACTATCTCCTACTCGAACACACTGGGATCCGCGCTCGGCGAGACGACGTTCATCGACGTCCTGCCACACAACGGGGACGGACGAGGCACGGACTTCGATGGCGCCTTCGGCTTCGATGGGGCGCAGGTCATCGCCGGGACCGACACGACCATCGAATACACGACGGATGCTGTGGCCACGGTGGATGTGGACCCCGCCACCAACACGTCGACGTGGGTCGAAGCATCCGCGTACGTCGGCGACCTTGCTGACGTGACGGCGATCCGTATCAGGGTCGCGGACCTGTCGCCCGGTGAGGTCGGCGCGGTGAGGATCTTCGCCGACCCGAGCGGCAACGCCGAGGGCGACCTCTATCGCAACCAGGTGGGCGCCGGTCGCGCCGAGAATCTCGCCCAGGCAATTCCTCCGACACTTGTATCGCAGATCCGCGTGGTCGCCTCGAGCATCGGCGACCGTGTGTGGCACGACCTGAACAGCGACGGCGTGCAGGATGTCGGCGAGCCGGGCCTCGAGGGGGTGACGGTCGTCCTCCTCGACGAGAACGGCGCGGAGCTGGACACCACGACCACCGGGCCGGACGGCATCTACACGTTCCCCGGCTACCACTCGGACACCTACCGCGTGCAGGTCGACACCACCACTCTGCCCTTCGGGTACGCCGCGACGTACGACCTCGACGGCGGCACGGCCAGCCCCGATAGCGACTCGCAGAACTTCACTCTCGACATCGATGTCGATCGCACCGATGTCGACTTCGGGTACGTGCGCCAGACGGCGCAACTGAGTGCCAACAAGGTTGTCGAAGACGACGGGGCAGGATGGTTCGGCGATGACCAGACCTTCGAACTCGAGGTCACGTGCGAAACGGATGGCGTCGCCGACGAGGGGTTCCCGCAGACGGTCGAGATCACGGGCTCCGGGAGCGAGTTCATCACCGTTCCCGTCGGCTCCACGTGCTCGGTCGAGGAGACAGAGGACGGCGGGGCGACCGAGGTGAATATCGACCCCGAGACTGTGTTCATTGACGAAGCCGACGAGGTATTCACCCTGTCAGTCGAGAACGTGTTCAGCGACGGTTCGCTCGTGATTCGCAAGTCGCTCAGCGGAGCCGGGGTGGTGCCGTTCGCCGGCGACGAGTTCGTCTTCGACGTGACGTGCACCTTCGAGGGTGACACCGTCTACGACGAAGAGGTCACGCTGACCCGTGACGGCGAGTCCACGACAATCTCGTCCGAGACCATCACCGGCATCCCCGTTGGCAGCGAATGTACGATCACCGAAACCGCCGCGAGCGGGTCGGACTCGCTCGCCTCTCCCGTGCTCGTCACGATCGTCGACGACGAGCAGATTCTCTACGCCGACGCCACGAACTACTACTCGGCGGGCGCCGTCAGCCTCGCGAAGGTGCTCGCAGGTGAGGGGAGTGAGAGCGAGGCCGCGACATCCGCCGTCTTCGACGTGCTCGTGACGTGCCAGCTCGACGTCGAGGGCGACCTCGTGACGCTCTACTCGGAGACCATGGAGATCAGCGGCGGTGAGACAGTCATCATCGAGGTCGACGGTGAAGCCCTGCTCCTGCCGCTCGGGGCGCGGTGCTTCGGCGAGGAGACGGATGCCGGTGCGGCAACCGAATCGACTGTGCAGCCTGACACGTGGGAGACCGGAGTTGAGGTCACTGCAGGTACGCCCGCTGAGACGCAGCAACTCGAAATCGTCGCAACCAACACCTTCGACATCGCCGAGTTGAGCGTCAGCAAAGAGGTCGTGGGGCCTGGTCCGGCCGGGCCCTACGAGTTCACCGTGACCTGCACATATGAGGGTGAGCCGTACCCGCTCGACGAGACCGACGCGTTCTTCGAACTGAGCCACGGTGAGGAGCGCGTCATCGAGGTGGCACCAGGCGTCGACTGCACGGCTACCGAGGCCGACGGCGCGCATGTGCTCGTCACCTACAGCGACAGTGATGCGGAGAGCGCCCCCGGCACGGTCGAAGGTATCGACGGGGAGGCGAGCATCCTCGTGACGAACGAATTCGCGCACCTTGAGGTGACCAAAACGGTCATCGGAGGCGAGCCCGGCCCGTACTCCTTCACCGTCACGTGCACCCTCGACGGACAGCCCTACGAGCTCGACGAGGGAGACAGCGCTTTCGAGTTGAGTGACGGCGAGACGCGCGTCATTCCTGTCGCACCCGGAGTCGACTGCGACGTCGTCGAAGAGGATCCCGGGGCGGCGGCGGTCACCTATCGGCTCGATGGCGCGGACGTGCCTGACGGCACGGTCGATGATGTGATCGGCGTCCAGACGCTCGAGATCACCAACGAGTTTGCCTACCTGGACGTCACAAAGCGGGTAGAAGGCCCGGGTGCGGCCGGTCCGTACCACTTCGAAGTGACCTGTTGGCTCGGCGATGGGGTGTACCCCCTCGCGCCCGAGGACGCTGCGTTTGACCTGAGTCACGGCCAGACGCGCACCATCGGCGTCGCCGCGGGGGCCGACTGTGAGGTACGCGAGGTGGATGCCCCGGCCGGCGCAACCGTCCGCTACATCGACAGCGACGACACGTCCGCCGACGGAACCGTGCTCGACATCCACGGAACACAGTCGGTGACGGTCACGAACACCTTCGCGGCGACCGGACTACTGGGAAGCACCGGGCTCGACTCGCGCTGGCCGCTCGGACTCGCTGTCATGCTCCTCCTGGCAGGTCTCGCCGCCGTTGTGATCCGACGAGCCTCGGCCTAG